Proteins from a single region of Drosophila biarmipes strain raj3 chromosome 3R, RU_DBia_V1.1, whole genome shotgun sequence:
- the LOC108027327 gene encoding uncharacterized protein LOC108027327 isoform X3 — translation MCRAYRSYLSSRSYVLGSCANSSSIDWPAGEYSYTFHVILPDNLPTSFDGKYGQIHYEIITTIERAARYPKVFKLPFTVIQPLDLNADAIYRVPLEILDRKRFWSFCCPTGPLTVKFSTPYCGYAPGQKIHFVLYINNESSIDITECEVKLKQEVSYESHDPQHEYRYDKHLIARKQFGNVLRWSRKVYRGYLDLPSIPPTSVKPTCPISVNYSIKIIVNPTEFHWKLKLKIPLTIGSIPIMDGPEALLRFNRQQQQHQVVSQSLQISTQQRQRQRDRDPNPDRDRDRDRDGVRDRTSASAQQRRLSNINNNNHGRLVGGLLPTNSNMNLIVNASPTPTSSTPSSTPTTAALRPTAMPAILVTSDSDNPPDYIPMMPPSYEDAMALSEKFSDDTEFLTNVSMSSILSAQADVTTSEPFKPRYPVYYDYETPTIPPETLYDESSSQLRLTLSLQDSAPPEAEMDEEVTTNTRGRESLACEKK, via the exons ATGTGCCGTGCCTACCGATCGTACCTGTCCTCGCGGTCCTACGTCCTCGGGTCCTGCGCGAACAGCTCGAGCATCGACTGGCCGGCCGGCGAGTACTCGTACACATTCCACGTCATTCTGCCCGACAATCTGCCCACGTCCTTCGACGGCAAGTATGGCCAGATCCACTACGAGATCATAACGACCATCGAGCGGGCCGCCCGCTACCCGAAGGTCTTCAAGCTGCCATTTACCGTGATACAGCCGCTGGACTTGAACGCTGATGCTATTTACAGG GTTCCCCTGGAGATCCTCGATCGGAAGCGCTTCTGGAGCTTCTGCTGCCCCACGGGTCCGCTGACGGTGAAGTTCTCGACACCCTACTGCGGATACGCACCCGGCCAGAAGATCCACTTCGTGCTGTACATCAACAACGAGTCCTCGATCGACATCACCGAGTGCGAGGTCAAGCTGAAGCAGGAGGTCAGCTACGAGTCGCACGACCCGCAGCACGAGTACCGCTACGACAAGCACCTGATCGCCCGCAAGCAGTTCGGGAACGTGCTGAGATGGTCGCGGAAGGTGTACCGGGGGTACCTGGACCTGCCCTCGATACCGCCCACTTCGGTGAAGCCCACGTGCCCCATTAGCGTTAACTATTCGATTAAGATCATCGTGAACCCCACGGAGTTCCACTGGAAGCTGAAGCTGAAGATCCCGCTGACCATCGGCAGCATTCCGATCATGGACGGCCCGGAGGCCCTGCTGCGGTTCAatcgccagcagcaacagcaccaaGTAGTTAGTCAAAGTTTACAAATATCCACGCAGCAGCGACAGCGCCAAAGGGACAGGGATCCGAATCCGGATCGAGATAGGGACAGAGATCGGGATGGGGTCCGGGACCGCACAAGTGCCTCAGCTCAGCAGCGACGTctcagcaacatcaacaacaacaatcacGGACGCCTTGTGGGCGGACTACTGCCGACCAATAGCAATATGAATTTGATAGTGAATGCCAGTCCCACGCCCACGAGCTCCACGCCCTCATCCACGCCGACAACTGCCGCCCTCAGGCCCACGGCCATGCCAGCGATTCTGGTGACCAGCGATAGCGATAATCCCCCGGACTATATACCGATGA TGCCGCCCTCGTACGAAGATGCCATGGCTCTGAGTGAGAAATTCAGCGATGATACTGAGTTCTTGACCAACGTTAGCATGAGCAGCATTTTGTCCGCTCAGGCTGATGTTACCACAAGTGAGCCCTTTAAGCCGCGTTATCCGGTCTATTACGATTATGAGACACCGACCATACCGCCCG AGACGCTCTACGATGAGTCCAGTTCCCAGCTGCGTCTCACACTCAGCCTTCAGGACTCGGCGCCACCGGAAGCGGAAATGGATGAGGAGGTGACCACGAACACACGCGGACGAGAGTCGCTCGCCTGCGAAAAGAAATGA
- the LOC108027327 gene encoding arrestin domain-containing protein 17 isoform X1: protein MPIECLISFDNNPQGVYYAGQELSGVVDLSVDATKRIKGIHVTVSGYAKIRWIKKGYPRDSERAMCRAYRSYLSSRSYVLGSCANSSSIDWPAGEYSYTFHVILPDNLPTSFDGKYGQIHYEIITTIERAARYPKVFKLPFTVIQPLDLNADAIYRVPLEILDRKRFWSFCCPTGPLTVKFSTPYCGYAPGQKIHFVLYINNESSIDITECEVKLKQEVSYESHDPQHEYRYDKHLIARKQFGNVLRWSRKVYRGYLDLPSIPPTSVKPTCPISVNYSIKIIVNPTEFHWKLKLKIPLTIGSIPIMDGPEALLRFNRQQQQHQVVSQSLQISTQQRQRQRDRDPNPDRDRDRDRDGVRDRTSASAQQRRLSNINNNNHGRLVGGLLPTNSNMNLIVNASPTPTSSTPSSTPTTAALRPTAMPAILVTSDSDNPPDYIPMMPPSYEDAMALSEKFSDDTEFLTNVSMSSILSAQADVTTSEPFKPRYPVYYDYETPTIPPETLYDESSSQLRLTLSLQDSAPPEAEMDEEVTTNTRGRESLACEKK from the exons ATGCCCATTGAGTGCCTTATATCATTTGATAATAATCCACAAGGTGTCTACTATGCCGGACAGGAGCTATCCGGCGTTGTTGATCTCAGCGTCGACGCCACGAAGCGCATTAAAG GCATCCACGTCACCGTCAGCGGCTATGCCAAGATACGCTGGATAAAAAAGGGATATCCGCGCGACAGCGAGCGCGCCATGTGCCGTGCCTACCGATCGTACCTGTCCTCGCGGTCCTACGTCCTCGGGTCCTGCGCGAACAGCTCGAGCATCGACTGGCCGGCCGGCGAGTACTCGTACACATTCCACGTCATTCTGCCCGACAATCTGCCCACGTCCTTCGACGGCAAGTATGGCCAGATCCACTACGAGATCATAACGACCATCGAGCGGGCCGCCCGCTACCCGAAGGTCTTCAAGCTGCCATTTACCGTGATACAGCCGCTGGACTTGAACGCTGATGCTATTTACAGG GTTCCCCTGGAGATCCTCGATCGGAAGCGCTTCTGGAGCTTCTGCTGCCCCACGGGTCCGCTGACGGTGAAGTTCTCGACACCCTACTGCGGATACGCACCCGGCCAGAAGATCCACTTCGTGCTGTACATCAACAACGAGTCCTCGATCGACATCACCGAGTGCGAGGTCAAGCTGAAGCAGGAGGTCAGCTACGAGTCGCACGACCCGCAGCACGAGTACCGCTACGACAAGCACCTGATCGCCCGCAAGCAGTTCGGGAACGTGCTGAGATGGTCGCGGAAGGTGTACCGGGGGTACCTGGACCTGCCCTCGATACCGCCCACTTCGGTGAAGCCCACGTGCCCCATTAGCGTTAACTATTCGATTAAGATCATCGTGAACCCCACGGAGTTCCACTGGAAGCTGAAGCTGAAGATCCCGCTGACCATCGGCAGCATTCCGATCATGGACGGCCCGGAGGCCCTGCTGCGGTTCAatcgccagcagcaacagcaccaaGTAGTTAGTCAAAGTTTACAAATATCCACGCAGCAGCGACAGCGCCAAAGGGACAGGGATCCGAATCCGGATCGAGATAGGGACAGAGATCGGGATGGGGTCCGGGACCGCACAAGTGCCTCAGCTCAGCAGCGACGTctcagcaacatcaacaacaacaatcacGGACGCCTTGTGGGCGGACTACTGCCGACCAATAGCAATATGAATTTGATAGTGAATGCCAGTCCCACGCCCACGAGCTCCACGCCCTCATCCACGCCGACAACTGCCGCCCTCAGGCCCACGGCCATGCCAGCGATTCTGGTGACCAGCGATAGCGATAATCCCCCGGACTATATACCGATGA TGCCGCCCTCGTACGAAGATGCCATGGCTCTGAGTGAGAAATTCAGCGATGATACTGAGTTCTTGACCAACGTTAGCATGAGCAGCATTTTGTCCGCTCAGGCTGATGTTACCACAAGTGAGCCCTTTAAGCCGCGTTATCCGGTCTATTACGATTATGAGACACCGACCATACCGCCCG AGACGCTCTACGATGAGTCCAGTTCCCAGCTGCGTCTCACACTCAGCCTTCAGGACTCGGCGCCACCGGAAGCGGAAATGGATGAGGAGGTGACCACGAACACACGCGGACGAGAGTCGCTCGCCTGCGAAAAGAAATGA
- the LOC108027329 gene encoding LOW QUALITY PROTEIN: uncharacterized protein LOC108027329 (The sequence of the model RefSeq protein was modified relative to this genomic sequence to represent the inferred CDS: inserted 1 base in 1 codon): MPVNCEFNLSRAAAVYYTGERISGSLTGTVDGKKPFPLEGVSITLHGVSSVHWRESPRGPPEIEHNDXLESAEVDFKGSKVHISQTRRLTEGLRLQPGVFRLGEFQFQLPESLPATCRLPFGNVEYLLKVVIERRGKYNKCFQQRLVIRKSLEFGDLQPQVGETSNIRLTLPRSVFVPGQTVTYEVTSKDGVLDLRTRLCRLTSFASQDPAAKTKTVVEVLSECSDLKGDLRLPLTAPIMSHPDQVEPIQIRYFIEAFNFLDAPIKLPIFVATAAPPVPSPTESSRLCFVNMALSQSELFGPINQFVAHSCSRETGALALNKQLERIKLLKGPKRKQSYVQEALRYLYNKVLP; encoded by the exons ATGCCTGTAAattgtgaatttaatttatcgcGTGCCGCCGCTGTTTACTACACGGGCGAGCGAATTTCGGGCTCGCTCACTGGGACAGTTGACGGGAAAAAACCTTTCCCATTGGAGG GCGTGAGTATCACTCTGCACGGAGTCTCGTCGGTTCACTGGCGGGAGTCACCTCGGGGTCCCCCGGAAATCGAGCATAATG AGTTGGAGAGTGCCGAAGTGGACTTCAAGGGCAGCAAGGTTCACATAAGTCAAACAAGGAGGTTGACCGAAGGTCTACGCCTGCAACCTGGTGTTTTCCGATTGGGGGAGTTCCAGTTCCAGCTCCCTGAATCTCTGCCAGCCACCTGCAGACTTCCCTTCGGCAACGTGGAGTATTTGCTAAAGGTTGTCATTGAAAGGAGGGGAAAGTACAACAAGTGCTTTCAGCAGCGACTGGTGATAAGGAAGAGTCTGGAATTTGGCGATCTACAACCGCAAGTTGGGGAAACATCGAACATCAGGCTTACTCTCCCCCGAAGTGTTTTTGTTCCCGGGCAAACTGTAACCTATGAGGTGACTTCAAAAGACGGAGTCTTGGACTTAAGAACTCGGTTGTGTAGGCTAACCAGCTTCGCAAGTCAGGACCCTGCTGCTAAGACCAAAACAGTGGTAGAGGTTCTATCAGAGTGTTCGGACCTAAAAGGAGATCTTCGCCTGCCTCTGACAGCCCCTATTATGAGTCATCCGGATCAAGTGGAGCCTATACAAATCCGTTACTTCATCGAGGCATTTAACTTCCTCGATGCTCCTATCAAACTGCCCATTTTTGTGGCCACAGCAGCACCGCCAGTCCCGTCCCCCACGGAATCCTCCCGCCTTTGCTTCGTTAACATGG CCTTGAGCCAGAGCGAGCTGTTTGGGCCAATTAATCAGTTTGTGGCCCACAGCTGTTCCCGGGAAACTGGCGCCTTGGCGCTGAACAAACAGCTTGAACGCATCAAGTTACTGAAAGGCCCGAAGAGAAAACAGTCGTACGTGCAAGAAGCTTTGCGGTACTTGTATAATAAAGTACTACCCTGA
- the LOC108027327 gene encoding arrestin domain-containing protein 17 isoform X2: MPIECLISFDNNPQGVYYAGQELSGVVDLSVDATKRIKGIHVTVSGYAKIRWIKKGYPRDSERAMCRAYRSYLSSRSYVLGSCANSSSIDWPAGEYSYTFHVILPDNLPTSFDGKYGQIHYEIITTIERAARYPKVFKLPFTVIQPLDLNADAIYRVPLEILDRKRFWSFCCPTGPLTVKFSTPYCGYAPGQKIHFVLYINNESSIDITECEVKLKQEVSYESHDPQHEYRYDKHLIARKQFGNVLRWSRKVYRGYLDLPSIPPTSVKPTCPISVNYSIKIIVNPTEFHWKLKLKIPLTIGSIPIMDGPEALLRFNRQQQQHQVVSQSLQISTQQRQRQRDRDPNPDRDRDRDRDGVRDRTSASAQQRRLSNINNNNHGRLVGGLLPTNSNMNLIVNASPTPTSSTPSSTPTTAALRPTAMPAILVTSDSDNPPDYIPMMPPSYEDAMALSEKFSDDTEFLTNVSMSSILSAQADVTTKTLYDESSSQLRLTLSLQDSAPPEAEMDEEVTTNTRGRESLACEKK; encoded by the exons ATGCCCATTGAGTGCCTTATATCATTTGATAATAATCCACAAGGTGTCTACTATGCCGGACAGGAGCTATCCGGCGTTGTTGATCTCAGCGTCGACGCCACGAAGCGCATTAAAG GCATCCACGTCACCGTCAGCGGCTATGCCAAGATACGCTGGATAAAAAAGGGATATCCGCGCGACAGCGAGCGCGCCATGTGCCGTGCCTACCGATCGTACCTGTCCTCGCGGTCCTACGTCCTCGGGTCCTGCGCGAACAGCTCGAGCATCGACTGGCCGGCCGGCGAGTACTCGTACACATTCCACGTCATTCTGCCCGACAATCTGCCCACGTCCTTCGACGGCAAGTATGGCCAGATCCACTACGAGATCATAACGACCATCGAGCGGGCCGCCCGCTACCCGAAGGTCTTCAAGCTGCCATTTACCGTGATACAGCCGCTGGACTTGAACGCTGATGCTATTTACAGG GTTCCCCTGGAGATCCTCGATCGGAAGCGCTTCTGGAGCTTCTGCTGCCCCACGGGTCCGCTGACGGTGAAGTTCTCGACACCCTACTGCGGATACGCACCCGGCCAGAAGATCCACTTCGTGCTGTACATCAACAACGAGTCCTCGATCGACATCACCGAGTGCGAGGTCAAGCTGAAGCAGGAGGTCAGCTACGAGTCGCACGACCCGCAGCACGAGTACCGCTACGACAAGCACCTGATCGCCCGCAAGCAGTTCGGGAACGTGCTGAGATGGTCGCGGAAGGTGTACCGGGGGTACCTGGACCTGCCCTCGATACCGCCCACTTCGGTGAAGCCCACGTGCCCCATTAGCGTTAACTATTCGATTAAGATCATCGTGAACCCCACGGAGTTCCACTGGAAGCTGAAGCTGAAGATCCCGCTGACCATCGGCAGCATTCCGATCATGGACGGCCCGGAGGCCCTGCTGCGGTTCAatcgccagcagcaacagcaccaaGTAGTTAGTCAAAGTTTACAAATATCCACGCAGCAGCGACAGCGCCAAAGGGACAGGGATCCGAATCCGGATCGAGATAGGGACAGAGATCGGGATGGGGTCCGGGACCGCACAAGTGCCTCAGCTCAGCAGCGACGTctcagcaacatcaacaacaacaatcacGGACGCCTTGTGGGCGGACTACTGCCGACCAATAGCAATATGAATTTGATAGTGAATGCCAGTCCCACGCCCACGAGCTCCACGCCCTCATCCACGCCGACAACTGCCGCCCTCAGGCCCACGGCCATGCCAGCGATTCTGGTGACCAGCGATAGCGATAATCCCCCGGACTATATACCGATGA TGCCGCCCTCGTACGAAGATGCCATGGCTCTGAGTGAGAAATTCAGCGATGATACTGAGTTCTTGACCAACGTTAGCATGAGCAGCATTTTGTCCGCTCAGGCTGATGTTACCACAA AGACGCTCTACGATGAGTCCAGTTCCCAGCTGCGTCTCACACTCAGCCTTCAGGACTCGGCGCCACCGGAAGCGGAAATGGATGAGGAGGTGACCACGAACACACGCGGACGAGAGTCGCTCGCCTGCGAAAAGAAATGA